Proteins encoded by one window of Streptococcus suis S735:
- a CDS encoding NYN domain-containing protein, with the protein MKEKVLIVDGYNMIAFWQATKQDFKKGDLDAARTTLLRTLSHYAAFEQIEVICVFDAHHVPGLRQQYDEFKVSVIFTEEEETADSYIERLSAQLNSDRRKQVSVATSDLNEQWVVFSQGALRVSARELEERTKVIKKDLDKFVDQVELYTPRLNPWSDGNFQALKEMMEEMKE; encoded by the coding sequence ATGAAAGAAAAAGTTCTCATTGTAGATGGCTACAACATGATTGCCTTTTGGCAGGCCACCAAGCAAGATTTTAAAAAGGGAGACTTGGATGCGGCCAGAACGACCTTGCTTCGCACCTTGTCTCACTACGCAGCCTTTGAACAGATTGAGGTGATTTGTGTCTTTGATGCCCACCATGTGCCAGGTCTTCGCCAGCAGTATGACGAATTCAAGGTATCGGTCATTTTTACAGAGGAGGAAGAGACGGCAGATAGTTATATCGAACGACTCAGTGCCCAGCTCAATAGTGACCGTCGCAAGCAGGTTTCCGTCGCAACCAGCGACCTCAACGAACAATGGGTGGTCTTTTCACAAGGGGCCTTACGGGTTTCGGCGCGTGAGTTAGAGGAGAGAACCAAGGTCATCAAAAAGGACTTGGACAAGTTTGTGGACCAGGTAGAACTCTACACCCCACGGCTCAATCCCTGGTCAGATGGGAATTTTCAAGCCTTAAAAGAAATGATGGAGGAAATGAAAGAGTGA
- the rlmB gene encoding 23S rRNA (guanosine(2251)-2'-O)-methyltransferase RlmB, which produces MEQNDIVYGVHAVVESLEANTGNKLYIQDDLRGKNVEKIKALAAEKKVSISWTPKKTLSDMTEGAVHQGFVLRVSEFAYADLSVILEKAEQEDNPLILILDGLTDPHNFGSILRTADATQVAGIIIPKHRAVGVTPVVAKTSTGAVAHVPIARVTNLSQTLDKLKEAGFWVFGTDMNGTPSHKWNTAGKLALIIGNEGKGISSNIKKQVDEMITIPMKGHVQSLNASVAAAVLMYEVFRKKI; this is translated from the coding sequence ATGGAACAGAATGATATCGTATATGGCGTACATGCTGTGGTGGAGAGTTTGGAGGCTAACACCGGCAACAAGCTCTACATCCAGGATGATTTGCGCGGAAAAAATGTTGAAAAAATCAAGGCCCTGGCGGCAGAGAAGAAGGTGTCGATTTCTTGGACGCCCAAGAAGACCCTGTCTGACATGACAGAAGGTGCCGTTCACCAAGGCTTTGTCCTGCGGGTCTCTGAGTTCGCCTATGCGGACCTGTCGGTGATTCTGGAAAAAGCAGAGCAGGAAGACAATCCCCTCATTCTCATCTTGGACGGTCTGACAGACCCCCACAACTTCGGCTCGATTTTGCGGACCGCAGATGCCACTCAGGTAGCTGGCATCATCATTCCCAAGCACCGAGCAGTTGGCGTGACGCCCGTTGTGGCAAAGACCTCAACAGGTGCGGTGGCCCATGTCCCAATCGCCCGAGTGACCAATCTTAGCCAAACTCTCGATAAGCTCAAGGAGGCTGGTTTCTGGGTATTTGGCACGGATATGAACGGAACTCCAAGCCACAAGTGGAATACAGCTGGCAAACTAGCTCTTATTATTGGCAACGAAGGCAAGGGCATCTCCAGCAATATCAAAAAGCAGGTGGATGAGATGATTACCATTCCTATGAAGGGCCATGTCCAATCTCTCAACGCCAGCGTAGCAGCAGCTGTGCTGATGTACGAAGTATTTCGGAAGAAAATCTAA
- a CDS encoding PASTA domain-containing protein produces MNSQAIALQKQNNILQKEHERQIEKEFKDRIFQLRLHLAQVTDESQRFVIQQMLSEAEEDYENYQREQAEKRLADAKRRKIWLIISSVVAVLGMAGLYFVYQDISQVTVPELYGIELSEAKDLLYEEGLKVGTITEVGGQSVQPGMVSVSSPSSGKKVKRGSAVNLIIAKNVDAKDTTVVEDSSTSEVATSKTAGSSQASSQSQVGSAVQLFTVDIKKQGLVIRQEPSLSGEVVTNIEPGTYTIVETTQKEGHSWGRLKSGQGWISLTDLHNPVPQVDTKNLTTDQVKAWVMDDLFSRSVMIEKYRKDQVVISVRMAEDGLVYADVTVPSDPNFEPRNWSYRINSRGELEASEYDTDPEQGGVNWYVAQHYYLENSVN; encoded by the coding sequence ATGAACTCTCAAGCAATAGCACTTCAAAAACAAAATAACATTTTGCAAAAAGAGCATGAGCGTCAAATTGAAAAAGAGTTTAAGGATAGAATTTTTCAATTACGATTGCACTTAGCACAGGTTACGGATGAGAGTCAACGATTTGTCATCCAGCAAATGCTTAGCGAAGCTGAGGAAGATTATGAGAATTATCAAAGAGAGCAAGCTGAGAAACGTTTGGCAGACGCAAAAAGACGAAAGATATGGCTAATCATTTCAAGTGTTGTGGCTGTGTTAGGAATGGCTGGCTTATATTTTGTATACCAAGATATTTCTCAAGTTACAGTTCCTGAATTATATGGTATTGAGCTATCTGAAGCTAAGGATTTACTGTATGAAGAGGGGTTAAAAGTTGGTACAATAACAGAAGTTGGTGGACAGTCAGTTCAGCCTGGGATGGTTAGTGTATCTTCTCCAAGTAGTGGGAAGAAGGTAAAGCGGGGAAGTGCGGTTAACTTAATTATTGCTAAAAATGTAGATGCAAAGGATACTACCGTAGTTGAGGATAGTTCAACTAGTGAGGTAGCCACTAGTAAGACTGCTGGAAGTTCGCAAGCTTCTAGCCAGTCTCAGGTAGGTAGCGCCGTTCAATTGTTTACTGTGGATATTAAAAAACAAGGACTGGTTATTCGTCAGGAACCTAGTTTATCTGGAGAAGTTGTGACCAATATAGAACCTGGAACGTACACGATAGTTGAGACGACTCAAAAGGAAGGACATAGTTGGGGCAGATTAAAGTCAGGACAGGGTTGGATTTCGTTGACAGATTTGCATAATCCTGTACCGCAGGTTGATACCAAAAACTTAACGACAGATCAGGTAAAAGCTTGGGTTATGGATGATTTATTTAGCCGTAGCGTCATGATTGAAAAGTATCGAAAAGACCAGGTTGTCATAAGTGTTCGTATGGCTGAGGATGGTTTAGTTTATGCAGATGTAACTGTACCATCAGACCCTAATTTTGAGCCACGAAATTGGAGTTATCGGATCAATAGTCGTGGGGAGTTGGAAGCTAGTGAGTATGATACAGATCCGGAACAAGGGGGTGTCAACTGGTATGTTGCCCAACATTATTATCTGGAAAACAGTGTGAACTAA
- a CDS encoding DUF1761 domain-containing protein, with amino-acid sequence MTLIFGIVAGLIAFAIGGLWYGLIFRDAWIKASGIDMAKVEADRQAGKNGQKEMVISLVIEVLTAVVVIFFIKTLGVSPLHAAGGMGVIAVLASLKNYVFEQRPINLILINESYKLVCYLVVGILALFA; translated from the coding sequence ATGACACTTATTTTTGGAATTGTGGCGGGGCTGATTGCCTTTGCTATTGGTGGTTTGTGGTATGGTTTGATTTTCCGCGATGCTTGGATCAAGGCTTCAGGCATTGACATGGCTAAGGTAGAAGCAGATCGTCAGGCTGGCAAAAATGGACAGAAGGAAATGGTGATTTCCCTTGTCATTGAAGTACTGACTGCTGTTGTGGTTATTTTCTTCATCAAGACCCTCGGTGTTTCACCACTTCATGCAGCTGGTGGCATGGGCGTAATTGCGGTCCTTGCTTCATTGAAAAACTACGTCTTTGAGCAACGTCCTATCAACCTCATCCTCATCAACGAAAGCTACAAACTAGTCTGCTACCTAGTAGTCGGTATTCTAGCTCTATTTGCATAA
- a CDS encoding aromatic acid exporter family protein: MSLSLRTIKLIFATVLAIYLATVLGLSYTTAAGIIAILSVLDTRKSSFKMARNRLFSTLLALTIAVLTFALFGFGIWTLGIYLALYVPLAYRFNWEAGIAPSTVLVTHLLLEQDISLIFLGNELTLFLIGAGLALLFNLYMPSQEKKIQAYHDQVEDLLKQILLRFEAFLLNGDGRNEAELITQLDKTLDEALKVVYLDRHNQLFQQTNYQVHYFEMRAAQNKILRTMAGNINKCLLEGRENVILSSLFERAAQQLSRDNSAKELLLDIELFHATFRERPLPQTREEFETRATLFQLLHDMEAFIRLKVDFYEVYKDQEPSI; the protein is encoded by the coding sequence ATGTCCCTCTCCCTCCGCACCATCAAACTGATATTTGCCACCGTTCTGGCTATTTACCTAGCGACCGTACTGGGCCTGTCTTATACGACAGCGGCAGGCATCATCGCCATTCTCAGCGTCCTCGACACCCGCAAGTCCAGCTTCAAAATGGCCCGCAACCGCCTCTTTTCCACCCTCCTGGCCCTGACCATAGCAGTCCTGACCTTCGCCCTCTTTGGCTTTGGCATCTGGACCCTGGGCATCTACCTAGCACTCTACGTCCCTCTGGCCTACCGTTTCAACTGGGAGGCTGGCATCGCCCCATCGACCGTCCTCGTCACCCATCTCTTGCTAGAGCAAGATATTTCGCTGATTTTTTTGGGAAATGAGCTGACGCTTTTTCTGATTGGGGCAGGACTGGCACTCTTGTTCAACCTCTATATGCCCTCGCAAGAAAAGAAAATCCAGGCCTACCATGACCAAGTCGAAGACCTACTCAAGCAGATTCTCCTCCGCTTTGAAGCCTTTCTGCTCAACGGCGACGGACGAAACGAGGCAGAATTGATTACGCAGCTGGATAAGACCTTGGATGAGGCCCTGAAGGTCGTCTACCTAGACCGCCACAACCAGCTCTTCCAGCAGACCAACTACCAGGTCCATTACTTTGAAATGCGGGCAGCACAAAACAAAATCTTGCGAACCATGGCAGGAAATATCAACAAGTGTTTACTGGAAGGCAGAGAAAATGTCATCCTGTCCAGCCTCTTCGAGCGAGCAGCCCAGCAACTGAGCCGAGACAACTCCGCCAAGGAACTGCTCCTAGACATCGAACTATTCCATGCCACCTTCCGCGAGCGACCTCTGCCACAAACAAGGGAAGAATTTGAAACCCGTGCTACCCTCTTTCAACTCCTGCATGATATGGAAGCTTTTATTCGCCTCAAGGTTGATTTTTATGAAGTCTATAAAGACCAAGAACCGTCAATTTAA
- a CDS encoding ABC transporter ATP-binding protein — MVQLNLKNIYKKYPNSEHYSVEDFNLDIKDKEFIVFVGPSGCGKSTTLRMIAGLEDITEGEAYIDGVLMNDVAPKDRDIAMVFQNYALYPHMTVFDNMAFGLKLRKYSKDEIKKRVEEAAQILGLTEFLERKPADLSGGQRQRVAMGRAIVRDAKVFLMDEPLSNLDAKLRVSMRTEIAKIHRRIGATTIYVTHDQTEAMTLADRIVIMSATKNPAGTGTIGRIEQIGSPEELYNRPVNKFVASFIGSPAMNFFTVTLQDGVLVGDGFKVELPEGRRKHLEEKGYNGKSFTLGIRPEDIKASQLELDTYPSSIVEAEVVVSELLGAETMLYSKVGSTEFVSRVDARDYHNPGDKVRLTFNLNKAHFFDDETSKAIV; from the coding sequence ATGGTTCAATTGAATTTAAAAAATATCTATAAAAAATATCCAAACAGCGAGCACTACTCTGTTGAAGACTTTAACTTGGACATCAAGGACAAGGAGTTTATCGTATTTGTAGGTCCTTCAGGATGTGGTAAATCAACAACTCTTCGTATGATTGCTGGTTTGGAAGATATCACAGAAGGGGAAGCATACATCGACGGCGTTCTCATGAATGATGTGGCTCCAAAAGACCGCGACATTGCCATGGTATTCCAGAACTATGCCCTCTACCCACACATGACTGTATTTGACAACATGGCCTTTGGTTTGAAATTGCGTAAATACAGCAAGGATGAAATCAAAAAACGTGTAGAAGAAGCTGCTCAAATTCTTGGTTTGACAGAATTCTTAGAACGTAAACCAGCTGACCTTTCAGGTGGACAACGCCAACGTGTTGCCATGGGTCGTGCCATCGTTCGTGATGCAAAAGTATTCTTGATGGATGAACCTTTGTCAAACTTGGATGCAAAACTGCGTGTATCCATGCGTACAGAGATTGCTAAAATCCACCGCCGTATCGGTGCGACAACCATCTATGTAACCCACGACCAAACAGAAGCTATGACCTTGGCAGACCGTATCGTTATCATGTCTGCAACTAAAAACCCAGCAGGCACAGGTACAATCGGTCGTATCGAGCAAATCGGTAGCCCAGAAGAGCTCTACAACCGCCCTGTTAACAAGTTTGTTGCTAGCTTCATCGGTAGCCCAGCTATGAACTTCTTCACAGTTACGCTTCAAGATGGCGTTCTTGTTGGAGATGGTTTCAAGGTGGAGCTTCCAGAAGGACGTCGCAAACACTTGGAAGAAAAAGGCTATAATGGCAAATCATTTACCCTCGGTATCCGTCCAGAAGACATCAAGGCTTCTCAGTTGGAATTGGACACTTATCCATCTTCCATCGTAGAAGCAGAAGTGGTTGTATCGGAGCTTCTCGGTGCAGAAACCATGCTCTACTCTAAAGTAGGTAGCACAGAGTTTGTATCTCGCGTTGATGCACGCGACTACCACAACCCAGGAGACAAAGTTCGCTTGACCTTCAACCTCAACAAAGCTCATTTCTTTGATGATGAAACAAGCAAGGCGATTGTCTAA
- a CDS encoding helix-turn-helix domain-containing protein produces the protein MSKREELQHLFPKGRLVFEKTENGASIQLPLANQTWFSVDRKDLTDREIELIDLLMNDSSAEQGHPWGRYFQGGGPLPQTLEKLQVIHAHVGHVSDEDGKVAWLDMMAKLLPNLQGYYTGNGQDYLFILHQAPLFDVKEILRDTLATMEFDFGLRITLFLGQIWPAKLVHSWPQLIEAEQSLFHHWRSSHHQSRLLTFGQLYLWAGQLHPVLREGLASLIAHQQLEKEIVALWQEGAVITKAAQSLYIHRNTLQYRLDKWFDWTGLQLKELTDLAVCYMVIMDLSI, from the coding sequence ATGAGCAAAAGGGAAGAATTGCAGCACCTATTTCCAAAAGGAAGGCTTGTATTTGAAAAGACAGAAAACGGAGCAAGTATCCAGTTGCCTCTGGCTAATCAAACCTGGTTTTCCGTCGATCGCAAGGATTTGACAGATCGAGAAATCGAACTGATTGACTTGCTGATGAATGACTCGAGCGCAGAACAAGGTCATCCTTGGGGACGCTATTTCCAAGGGGGAGGTCCTCTTCCACAAACCTTGGAAAAACTACAGGTTATTCATGCTCATGTAGGCCACGTATCCGATGAAGATGGAAAGGTAGCCTGGCTTGATATGATGGCCAAACTCCTCCCCAATCTCCAAGGCTACTATACAGGCAATGGACAAGATTACCTGTTCATTCTACATCAGGCACCTCTTTTTGACGTCAAAGAAATACTGCGTGACACCCTTGCTACCATGGAGTTCGATTTTGGTCTGAGAATTACATTGTTTTTAGGGCAAATCTGGCCAGCCAAATTGGTACACTCTTGGCCGCAATTAATCGAAGCTGAACAATCCCTTTTTCACCATTGGCGAAGCAGCCACCATCAATCACGGTTGCTTACCTTCGGTCAGCTCTATCTTTGGGCAGGTCAACTCCACCCCGTTTTGAGAGAAGGACTTGCTAGTTTGATTGCCCACCAGCAGCTAGAAAAGGAAATTGTAGCTCTTTGGCAAGAAGGTGCGGTCATAACCAAGGCAGCCCAGTCTCTCTATATCCATCGAAATACGCTACAGTATCGCTTGGACAAATGGTTTGATTGGACGGGATTACAGCTCAAGGAATTGACGGATTTGGCAGTTTGCTACATGGTTATCATGGATTTAAGTATCTAA
- a CDS encoding response regulator transcription factor: MMHKMLVVDDEYMILEGMKHLLPYHEYNVEIVYTAENAEEALDYFSQHTVDLVLTDVSMPDMTGLEMVRRMKEQSPDTHIIIMSGFQEFEYARKAISLGAMDYLLKPINKQELAKLLQQLPTLKKETDREYTKGFLAGTLTASEFLSHSQKTWFAARETPNPMGYCREKNILHQVYYFQLTESRPEGSLYTEEVTPTMTIRQLIDKVERRLFYKQLSEDLTATTTELYKDMEPLLRAGRLAKIVDVLPHLADKLRETTPAVYLTKQFFNQMMSDVFYYFNEEDHQRLEDFYVKVEASRDLHQLMEYFCHYLKKISESSTYSPHIQEVVTIVRERFAEELSLKDMSAHLYLNTVYLGQLIKKETGHTFAELLNHQRIKVAQQLLLNSQLGIEEICFQVGYTNVGYFYKIFKRICGESPKNYRQKIGQLQTE; this comes from the coding sequence ATGATGCATAAGATGTTAGTAGTTGATGACGAATATATGATTTTGGAAGGGATGAAGCATCTTCTCCCTTATCATGAATACAATGTCGAGATTGTTTATACGGCAGAGAATGCCGAAGAAGCGCTGGATTATTTTTCACAGCATACTGTGGACCTTGTCCTAACCGATGTCAGCATGCCAGATATGACAGGCCTAGAAATGGTTCGACGAATGAAAGAACAATCGCCTGATACCCATATTATCATCATGTCTGGTTTTCAAGAATTCGAATATGCCCGTAAAGCTATCTCCCTAGGGGCAATGGATTATCTCCTTAAGCCCATCAATAAACAAGAACTGGCTAAGCTGCTCCAACAGCTACCAACCTTGAAGAAAGAGACAGATAGGGAATACACCAAGGGCTTCTTGGCAGGAACCCTGACAGCGAGTGAGTTCTTAAGTCACTCCCAGAAAACATGGTTTGCCGCTAGAGAGACTCCAAACCCAATGGGCTACTGTCGTGAAAAAAATATTTTACATCAAGTCTACTATTTTCAGTTGACAGAAAGTCGACCAGAGGGTAGTCTATATACAGAAGAAGTTACCCCGACGATGACCATACGGCAGTTGATTGACAAGGTAGAGAGGCGCTTATTTTATAAGCAACTATCAGAAGATCTAACGGCTACTACCACTGAACTCTATAAAGATATGGAACCGCTTCTACGTGCAGGAAGATTGGCAAAAATCGTTGATGTTTTACCACATTTGGCTGATAAATTACGGGAAACCACTCCGGCAGTCTACCTAACAAAACAATTTTTTAATCAGATGATGTCGGATGTGTTTTACTATTTTAATGAAGAAGACCATCAGCGCTTGGAAGATTTCTATGTAAAGGTAGAAGCGAGTCGAGATTTACATCAACTAATGGAGTATTTTTGTCATTATCTGAAAAAAATTTCCGAGAGTTCCACTTACAGTCCACATATACAGGAAGTCGTTACGATTGTTCGTGAACGCTTTGCAGAGGAACTGTCTTTGAAAGATATGAGTGCTCATCTCTACCTAAATACGGTTTACCTAGGTCAACTTATCAAAAAAGAGACCGGGCATACTTTTGCAGAATTGCTCAATCATCAGCGAATCAAGGTAGCGCAACAGCTTCTCTTGAACAGTCAGTTGGGAATCGAAGAAATTTGTTTTCAAGTTGGATATACAAATGTCGGTTACTTCTATAAGATTTTTAAACGCATTTGTGGGGAATCTCCCAAAAATTACCGACAGAAAATCGGTCAATTACAGACAGAATGA
- a CDS encoding sensor histidine kinase — protein MKKVLIHTLLKSYSLLVIGIVIFFASILSYISWYQYDTNRIRIQQEVADGLKEELDYYQGRVGNYLADYITDRDRLDSLYHYFQLSPSQYQVWLLSHPHLMVKRISLQDSVRTLYLYYPFVEGVDIAPMDANTVFVSTSDLKSGKKVTAENYKAPQHSISMTLFSPSTTEGIATIYVTIDADLLEQYIQRKTDLPMTVRVQDSLDREFYSLRPDVASPPLSYRMSGDLQIAVGVDQQYAIEKVGSLVGIIFLGSSCLVALLLLVLRRVFKRYEVQVLDIVDTMQQIRGEDRHLRLQTDNKEQEMYLISSEINQMLDAMDQSIQDIYRLQLAQKDANMRALQAQINPHFLYNTLEFFRMYAVSKQMDELGDMIYEFSSLLRSSVTQAKMTTVAEELSFCEKHSYICQIRYPRSIAYAYQMDPGCERVEIPRFVIQPLVENYFVHGVDLKRKDNALSVKALKHGQDMEILIRDNGKGMNAETLEAYKHLLASRELSQENRSQSIGLRNVHERLLLYFGDRYQIELDSKEGEGVTYSILFEGVFPRGDEHDA, from the coding sequence ATGAAAAAAGTTTTAATTCATACTCTTTTGAAAAGTTATTCTTTATTAGTGATTGGGATTGTTATTTTCTTTGCCAGTATTCTTTCCTACATCAGCTGGTATCAGTATGATACCAATCGCATCCGCATTCAACAGGAAGTAGCAGATGGTCTAAAAGAGGAGTTGGATTATTATCAAGGACGGGTTGGGAATTATCTAGCAGACTACATTACGGACAGGGATCGTCTAGACAGCCTTTATCACTATTTTCAATTATCTCCTTCTCAGTACCAGGTCTGGTTACTGAGTCACCCACACCTGATGGTCAAACGGATTTCCTTGCAGGATTCTGTTCGCACTCTCTATCTCTATTATCCCTTCGTAGAAGGAGTCGATATTGCTCCGATGGATGCAAATACTGTCTTTGTTTCTACCTCTGACTTAAAGTCTGGTAAAAAGGTCACGGCCGAAAATTACAAGGCTCCGCAACATAGTATTTCGATGACCTTATTTTCTCCATCGACAACAGAAGGTATTGCGACCATCTATGTCACCATCGATGCGGATTTGCTCGAACAATATATTCAACGTAAGACGGATCTCCCCATGACCGTTAGAGTTCAAGATTCTCTGGATCGGGAATTTTATAGTCTGCGACCAGATGTTGCCTCACCTCCGCTCTCCTATCGAATGAGTGGGGATTTGCAAATTGCAGTTGGAGTTGACCAGCAGTATGCTATTGAAAAAGTTGGCAGCCTAGTCGGAATCATTTTTCTAGGAAGTAGTTGTCTCGTTGCTCTTTTACTACTGGTCCTGAGAAGGGTGTTTAAACGATATGAAGTTCAAGTACTGGACATTGTTGATACCATGCAACAGATTCGTGGCGAAGACAGGCATCTTCGTCTACAGACGGACAATAAAGAGCAGGAAATGTATCTTATTTCATCAGAAATCAATCAGATGCTGGATGCTATGGACCAGAGTATTCAAGACATCTATCGCTTGCAGTTAGCTCAGAAAGATGCCAATATGCGAGCCTTACAAGCCCAGATTAACCCCCATTTTCTCTACAATACCTTGGAATTTTTCCGTATGTATGCAGTCAGCAAGCAGATGGATGAGCTAGGGGATATGATTTATGAATTTTCAAGCTTGCTTCGCAGTAGTGTGACACAGGCAAAAATGACAACGGTGGCAGAAGAACTTTCATTTTGCGAAAAACATAGCTACATTTGTCAAATCCGCTATCCCCGTTCCATTGCCTATGCCTATCAAATGGATCCTGGGTGCGAAAGGGTTGAAATTCCTCGTTTTGTAATCCAGCCTCTGGTAGAAAATTATTTTGTCCATGGAGTAGACCTCAAACGAAAAGACAATGCGCTTAGTGTCAAAGCTCTCAAGCATGGACAGGATATGGAAATTCTCATCAGAGATAATGGTAAGGGAATGAACGCAGAAACTCTGGAAGCCTACAAACACCTCTTGGCAAGTCGAGAACTGTCGCAAGAAAATCGGTCACAATCAATCGGATTACGAAACGTTCACGAGCGGTTACTTCTCTATTTTGGAGACCGTTACCAGATAGAATTAGATTCTAAAGAAGGGGAAGGGGTGACATATTCAATCTTATTTGAAGGTGTCTTCCCCCGAGGAGATGAGCATGATGCATAA
- a CDS encoding DUF624 domain-containing protein yields the protein MLGWLDRLFTLLFFLMKLSAIYLVLLLLGGVVLGISPANGTIVYLYDNYHMDASKYNFREAFGYFKEHFIRLNLGLGLVFLLIGLLFSGIWLLIQLPQTWWMPAVLITNAFGLFYIFALYALFLKLQVHFEFSLKTGLQLAAVSLFLDWKALVKFLLGSLVCGVLLFKLPLILFFFLPVLWLLFLYDAFDPVYKKVDKDYL from the coding sequence ATGTTAGGGTGGTTAGACAGGCTTTTTACTCTTCTGTTCTTCCTCATGAAATTGAGTGCCATCTATTTGGTTCTTCTATTGCTAGGAGGCGTAGTGCTGGGCATTTCACCAGCAAATGGAACGATAGTTTACCTCTACGATAACTATCATATGGATGCATCTAAGTATAATTTTCGAGAGGCGTTTGGCTATTTTAAAGAGCATTTTATTCGGCTTAACCTTGGCCTTGGTCTTGTCTTCTTATTGATTGGTCTTTTATTTAGCGGCATTTGGCTCTTGATTCAATTGCCCCAGACCTGGTGGATGCCAGCAGTTCTTATTACAAATGCTTTTGGGCTTTTCTATATTTTTGCACTCTATGCTCTCTTTTTAAAACTTCAAGTACATTTTGAATTTAGTCTAAAAACAGGCTTACAGTTGGCGGCTGTCTCGCTTTTTCTTGATTGGAAAGCCCTGGTCAAATTTTTGTTAGGCAGTCTCGTCTGTGGGGTCTTGCTATTCAAGCTTCCCTTGATTTTATTCTTCTTCCTACCGGTCCTATGGCTCTTGTTTCTCTATGATGCCTTTGATCCAGTTTATAAGAAAGTTGACAAGGATTACTTATGA